In Notolabrus celidotus isolate fNotCel1 chromosome 8, fNotCel1.pri, whole genome shotgun sequence, a genomic segment contains:
- the LOC117817844 gene encoding heterogeneous nuclear ribonucleoprotein A0-like, giving the protein MSAKLCKLFVGGLNVETTDDGLRAYFEQFGTLSDCVVVQNQQLGRSRCFGFITYSTPDEADAAMAAKPHVVDGKNVELKMAIAREDAQNPDIVANVKKIFVGGVKDHIESEHLTEYFCQFGTVEKAEIISDKQTGRKRGFGFVFFEDTDSATKAVLAKYHIINGNKVEVKKALTKQEMNTGGGRGGGRGRGRGMQNYGGGRGGGGYGGGYGGNYGGGYGYGGGYNGGGGGGGGGYGGYGGYDDYDSQMGGGFSNGGDYGDGGYGQQHSNYGAVKGASYSYRSPGPYNRGGGGGGGAYGRGGGGGGGYAGGY; this is encoded by the coding sequence ATGTCGGCGAAACTCTGCAAGCTTTTCGTCGGTGGGCTGAACGTGGAGACCACTGATGATGGTCTCCGCGCGTATTTCGAACAGTTCGGTACGCTCAGCGACTGCGTGGTGGTCCAGAACCAGCAGCTGGGACGGTCCCGCTGTTTCGGCTTTATCACCTACTCGACGCCGGACGAGGCCGACGCAGCAATGGCGGCTAAGCCACATGTCGTTGACGGCAAAAACGTGGAGCTGAAAATGGCCATTGCTCGAGAGGATGCTCAAAACCCGGACATCGTCGCCAACGTGAAGAAGATCTTTGTCGGCGGAGTGAAAGACCACATCGAGTCGGAACACCTGACCGAGTACTTCTGCCAGTTCGGCACCGTGGAGAAGGCCGAGATCATCTCCGACAAGCAGACCGGCAGAAAGAGGGGCTTCGGCTTTGTCTTCTTTGAGGACACCGACTCCGCCACCAAAGCGGTGCTGGCCAAATACCACATCATCAACGGGAACAAGGTGGAGGTGAAGAAGGCTTTGACCAAACAGGAGATGAACACCGgcggaggaagaggtggaggaagaggtcGAGGGAGAGGGATGCAGAACTATGGCGGCGGGAGAGGAGGTGGTGGCTACGGAGGAGGCTACGGCGGCAACTACGGAGGAGGCTACGGCTACGGCGGTGGTTACAACGGGGGCGGCGgcggaggaggtggaggataCGGAGGGTACGGGGGTTACGACGACTACGACAGCCAGATGGGGGGTGGGTTCAGTAATGGTGGTGACTATGGAGATGGCGGCTACGGACAGCAGCACTCCAATTATGGTGCAGTGAAGGGGGCCAGCTACTCCTACAGGAGCCCGGGTCCCTACAACAgaggcggcggcggcggtggaGGGGCCTACGGCAGGGGGGGTGGAGGTGGGGGTGGATATGCCGGTGGCTATTAA
- the klhl3 gene encoding kelch-like protein 3, producing the protein MPAVESDSGRMDGVSLGLVATPASPRPNCATDLEEDAMNEGMLTYNQTHMRKAFQFMNDLRSKKMLCDVQLVAGRVEVPAHRVVLASCSPYFCAMFTGDMTESKAQQVEIREVDGQTLRKLVDYIYTAEIEVTEDNVQVLLPAASLLQLMDVRQVCCEFLQSQLHPTNCLGIRAFADLHTCTQLLNQSHAYAEQHFSEVVQGEEFLGLSLQQVCSLIASDKLTVTTEEKVFEAMISWIKNDKPARLEHMPKLMEHVRLPLLSRDYLVQIVEEEALIKNNNTCKDFLIEAMKYHLLPADQRHLIKTDRTRPRTPISIPKVMIVVGGQAPKAIRSVECYDFQEDRWYQVADLPSRRCRAGVVSMGGRVYAVGGFNSSLRERTVDVYDSGRDQWTAVSSMQERRSTLGAAVLADLLYAVGGFNGSIGLSTVEAYNHKSNEWLYVTSMNTRRSSVGVGVVDGKLYAVGGYDGASRQCLSTVEEYDPVADQWCYVADMSTRRSGAGVGVLGGQLYAAGGHDGPLVRKSVEVYEPQTNSWRPVCDMNMCRRNAGVCAINGLLYVIGGDDGSCNLSSVEYYNPATDKWSLIPTNMSNGRSYAGVAVIDKPL; encoded by the exons ATGCCTGCTGTGGAGTCTGACTCCGGGAGGATGGATGGTGTGTCGTTGGG TCTGGTGGCCACACCGGCCTCGCCACGTCCAAACTGCGCCACAGACCTGGAGGAGGACGCCATGAATGAAGGGATGCTCACCTACAACCAGACGCACATGAGGAAGGCTTTCCAGTTCATGAATGACCTGAGGAG TAAAAAGATGCTCTGTGATGTCCAGCTGGTGGCGGGGAGAGTGGAGGTGCCAGCTCATCGGGTGGTCCTAGCGTCCTGTAGCCCTTACTTCTGTGCCATGTTTACAG gTGATATGACTGAGAGCAAAGCCCAACAGGTGGAGATCAGAGAGGTGGACGGACAGACGCTGAGAAAGCTGGTGGACTACATCTACACGGCTGAGATCGAAGTGACAGAAGACAATGTGCAG GTTCTGTTGCCAGCAGCCAGCCTCCTCCAGCTGATGGATGTTCGTCAGGTCTGCTGTGAGTTCCTTCAGTCTCAGCTTCACCCCACCAACTGTCTGGGCATccgggccttcgccgacctccACACGTGCACGCAGCTTCTCAACCAGTCCCACGCATATGCTG AGCAGCATTTCTCTGAGGTGGTGCAAGGAGAGGAGTTTCTGGGGctttctctgcagcaggtgtgcagCCTCATCGCCAGTGACAAACTCACCGTTACCACAGAGGAGAAG GTTTTTGAGGCCATGATTTCCTGGATCAAGAACGACAAGCCGGCTCGCCTGGAGCACATGCCCAAACTGATGGAGCACGTCAGGCTTCCTCTGCTGTCCAGGGATTACCTAGTGCAG ATTGTGGAGGAGGAGGCTTTGATAAAGAACAACAACACCTGTAAAGATTTCCTCATAGAAGCGATGAAGTATCACCTTCTGCCTGCTGACCAGCGGCACCTCATAAAGACGGACAGGACCCGACCGAGGACTCCGATCAGCATCCCAAAA GTCATGATCGTTGTGGGTGGTCAGGCTCCTAAAGCAATTCGCAGTGTGGAGTGTTACGACTTCCAGGAGGATCGATGGTACCAAGTAGCTGACCTGCCATCAAGACGCTGTCGAGCAG GTGTGGTTTCCATGGGGGGCCGTGTGTATGCAGTCGGGGGGTTCAACAGTTCCCTGCGGGAGCGAACGGTGGACGTGTATGACAGTGGGAGAGACCAGTGGACTGCGGTGTCGAGCATGCAGGAGAGACGCAGCACTCTGGGAGCTGCTGTGTTAGCAGATTTACTTTACGCTGTGGGAGGCTTTAATGGAAGCATAG gtCTGTCCACAGTGGAAGCATACAATCATAAATCCAACGAGTGGTTGTACGTCACCTCCATGAACACACGGCGCAGCAGCGTGGGGGTCGGGGTGGTCGATG GGAAGTTGTATGCAGTGGGAGGTTATGATGGAGCGTCTCGTCAGTGTCTCAGCACAGTGGAGGAGTACGACCCTGTCGCTGATCAGTGGTGTTATGTAGCTGACATGAGCACACGGCGTAGTggagcag GTGTAGGTGTGTTGGGCGGTCAGCTGTACGCAGCAGGAGGACACGACGGCCCTCTGGTGAGGAAGAGTGTAGAGGTGTACGAACCACAGACCAACAGCTGGAGACCGGTCTGTGACATGAACATGTGCAGAAGAAACGCAG GTGTGTGTGCCATTAACGGGCTGCTCTACGTGATCGGAGGAGACGACGGCTCTTGTAACCTCTCCTCTGTCGAATATTACAACCCAGCCACGGACAAGTGGAGCCTCATTCCTACCAACATGAGCAACGGACGCAGCTATGCCG GAGTCGCAGTGATTGACAAGCCGTTATGA